A single region of the Drosophila miranda strain MSH22 chromosome 2, D.miranda_PacBio2.1, whole genome shotgun sequence genome encodes:
- the LOC108155711 gene encoding DNA polymerase theta isoform X1, with product MAFSQSLDIDESALRELDHLVVAPPAETAAKGPKCNASRENYSEYFQDEFSFVINQEERKQGDPENADISSVFDAQVCTEDVCSERNEEAEEPPNLDESSFLCPVRDEESSKQLEVDLFRSRTTAKGSPDFSRTPKSRETTMITQNLSKMSPNQLLVSQIPPDASICQAVNAPPNVPVDVEALKSLSAWNLPHSILAEYKRKGVVQMFDWQAECLSKPRVVFEHCNLVYSAPTSAGKTLVSEILLLKSVLERGKKVLVILPFISVVREKTFYLQDLLTPAGHRVEGFFGGYTPPGGFDSIDVAICTIEKANSIVNKLLEQGKLDVIGTVVVDEVHLISEKGRGYILELLLAKILYMSRKNALQIQVITMSATLANVELLRRWLDAELYITNYRPVALQEMIKVGTKIYDHHLEFQRDITQQSEVPCLTNDSDHVAQLCIETLLEGCSVIVFCPSRDWCESLAVQLAIAIHGLIKAGTELSRRLRSNLNPEAIEDVKQQLRDIPTGLDSTMSKAVTYACAFHHAGLTTEERDIVEACFKAGALKVLVATSTLSSGVNLPARRVIIRSPLFGKNQMSSLTYRQMIGRAGRTGKDTLGESILICTESNQRVGRDLVQAQLQPISSCLEMDESTHLKRALLEVISSGVASTRQEIDSFVNCTLLSAEKAMAKLSEEQQQGAEDCSSHFIDDVLDFLIDYEFIRHQVDEEAGTANYVGTHLGAACLASSMPPGDGLILFAELQKARRTFVLDTDLHAVYLVTPYSVCYQLQDLDWLLYLDMWEKLSPAMKRVGELVGVKEAFLIRAMRGQSKLDYKQMQIHKRFYTALALKELINETPINVVAHKFKCNRGVLQGLQQISSTFAGIVTAFCKSLKWSTIALIVEQFKDRLFFGIHIDLIDLMQLPDLSQKRARAIYDAGFTSVVELAGADALVLEKVLYNSLSFDSAKQHDHENAHEAAKRNMVRNIFITGKAGMTVAEAAKLLIDQAQKYMQHKIGVDSIKWNQNQIESGELPKSADSGMNVELHMSLEDEQSQQMRQSKRKSTDKEGTITPPKITMIDTTRDFNAVENIPQKSGNTSKSTDHIKEMAQRVPFSSHWHTPKNTQKTNNISKGVPTENPVQKKDNYQMIMRQQNAVDLPASTQKNTQISNNTSKGVSPSVLKEKLNRVPPKKVQNAEKSDEKTPCPSKISEHPLQKVEHRSVNARMMTRQSTVHHIEQKAVDRPVASNLKNNISKGVSTERLKEILSDQNPLQKIDNTPMITRRKTVDQTDEKENRISSPGFDEEKPSTSRAVREELQKKQIAENRRIAVMKLNQRRGQLETVPTKDASAETSAVAGKTQTPRSRSNPRVNGIYATQSLESERKPSAKVSPIEQDIFSSDDSFLLSTGVTAALTAAESKQTVPTSNSDADEIPSSQPREEEGTNNHPTTPHTSRLMSIYQIMRSQRLQSPRSSPSSTGTASCSARSTQSSGSLFAPCVTTKDSASKNTPNGASCTELAEMSNAAGMNSNEASSIKLSDMSAENSLMKHPLQLNSSHVMSYSTTDDTALSFDRIEIIDMCANRQLFQMALKEILAASRCGFSVGLESQAGKAKPLIGANLLVNQLAAAEQRDTVAGKQALFQVDESSFIAGLSFCLADNVVYYMCMQEEEGQQVPTRLKVQELCKLMDRPELTLLVHDAKEQLKALLHGVPQLHNIGIKVEDPKVGNWLLEPDKTFSFKNMCQQFAPECTALANLCGSGRGYSSHGLDSSSAILPKLRASIEACVTVHILKGQIENLERIGQLLKIFREVEMPIQIVLCRMECVGFPAKHQRMGRLIKHMLDTLNKVEIKIYKMHGSKFNLGSTQAVANVLGLHRKPHGRVSTSRQVLEKLGSPISELILNHRKLNMQIVKGMQPLIRCCKANRIHGHSITHTATGRISMSEPNLQNVAKDFDIRMGPDSVRISCRSVFKSMDEKRCLLSADFCQLEMRILAHLSQDKALVSVMNSPQDLFTAIAAHWNHITEAEVTEQIRSGTKQICYGIVYGMGMRSLGDALQCTESEAQLICEQFHQSYPGIRAYTEKVLKFARKCGYVETITGRRRYLDHINSGEQNLIKQAERQAVNTTIQGSAADIAKRAILDMDKNIGRYWKKLGVEENSIQLVLHIHDELVYEVPEAKAKRIAKFLGLTLESIGKGKLTVPLKESMERPNRYTINRENIIYVTGLHLIKNHRKHARRTPEPKTLGSSPESSFAIRSVAHLYTVWLIIQIKTNRGLMLSMIVLFRVFRVIRQPYIFAFS from the exons ATGGCGTTCTCGCAATCACTGGACATCGACGAGAGCGCCTTGCGGGAGCTAGATCATTTGGTTGTTGCGCCGCCAGCAGAAACAGCAGCCAAGGGGCCGAAATGCAACGCCAGCCGGGAAAATTATTCCGAGTATTTTCAGGACGAATTTTCGTTCGTGATCAATCAAGAAGAAAGGAAGCAGGGGGATCCGGAAAATGCCGACATCTCGTCTGTTTTCGATGCGCAGGTGTGCACAGAAGACGTCTGCTCGGAGAGGAATGAAGAAGCTGAGGAGCCGCCCAATCTGGATGAGAGCAGCTTCCTCTGTCCCGTAAGGGATGAGGAGTCCTCCAAACAGTTGGAGGTGGATCTCTTCCGTAGTCGTACGACGGCGAAGGGATCCCCGGACTTTTCCCGCACTCCAAAGTCCAGGGAAACTACAATGATAACCCAGAATCTTAGCAAAATGTCGCCGAACCAGCTTCTGGTATCGCAGATCCCACCAGACGCGAGTATCTGCCAGGCAGTGAATGCACCGCCCAATGTACCAGTGGACGTGGAAGCACTCAAGTCGCTCTCAGCCTGGAATCTTCCGCACAGTATCCTGGCCGAGTACAAGAGAAAGGGCGTTGTCCAAATGTTCGACTGGCAGGCCGAGTGCCTCAGCAAGCCTCGCGTTGTCTTTGAGCATTGCAATCTGGTCTATTCGGCGCCCACATCGGCAGGCAAGACGCTTGTTAGTGAAATACTTCTTCTGAAATCGGTCCTGGAGCGGGGCAAGAAGGTTCTCGTCATACTGCCCTTCATATCGGTGGTGCGCGAGAAGACATTCTACCTGCAGGATCTTCTGACACCCGCGGGCCATAGGGTGGAAGGCTTCTTTGGGGGCTACACACCACCCGGTGGCTTCGACAGCATAGACGTCGCGATCTGCACGATAGAAAAGGCCAATTCCATAGTCAACAAGCTGTTGGAGCAGGGAAAGCTGGATGTAATCGGCACTGTGGTGGTCGATGAGGTACATCTCATATCGGAAAAGGGTCGCGGCTACATACTGGAGCTCTTGCTGGCCAAGATTCTGTACATGTCCCGCAAGAATGCCCTCCAGATCCAAGTGATCACGATGTCGGCTACCCTGGCGAATGTGGAACTCCTGCGCCGTTGGCTGGATGCCGAGCTGTACATCACAAACTATCGCCCAGTGGCCCTGCAGGAGATGATCAAAGTGGGCACCAAAATCTATGACCATCATCTGGAATTTCAGCGCGATATCACCCAACAGTCGGAGGTGCCATGCTTGACCAACGATTCGGATCATGTGGCCCAGCTGTGCATCGAGACCCTGCTCGAGGGCTGTTCCGTCATTGTATTTTGCCCATCAAGGGACTGGTGCGAGAGCCTTGCGGTGCAGCTTGCCATAGCCATTCATGGTCTCATCAAAGCGGGCACTGAACTGAGCCGACGCCTTCGCTCTAATCTCAATCCAGAGGCCATTGAAGATGTGAAGCAGCAGCTGCGGGATATACCCACAG GACTCGATAGTACCATGTCCAAGGCCGTTACATATGCCTGCGCGTTCCACCATGCCGGGCTTACCACAGAAGAGCGCGACATTGTCGAGGCCTGCTTCAAGGCTGGAGCCCTGAAGGTTCTCGTGGCCACTAGCACTCTTAGTTCGGGGGTCAATCTGCCGGCGCGTCGCGTCATCATCCGGTCCCCCCTCTTTGGAAAGAACCAGATGAGTTCCCTCACATATCGCCAGATGATCGGCAGAGCTGGACGCACGGGAAAGGATACGCTGGGCGAGTCCATACTGATTTGCACGGAATCCAATCAAAGGGTGGGTCGTGATCTTGTCCAGGCGCAGCTACAGCCCATTTCTTCTTGCCTGGAAATGGATGAAAGT ACGCATCTAAAACGAGCGCTCCTGGAAGTGATTTCTTCTGGTGTGGCCAGCACGAGGCAGGAAATTGATAGCTTCGTCAACTGTACTCTACTGAGTGCTGAGAAGGCCATGGCCAAGCTGTccgaagagcagcagcagggtgCCGAGGACTGCAGCTCGCATTTCATCGACGATGTCCTGGACTTTCTCATTGACTACGAGTTCATTCGCCATCAAGTCGACGAGGAGGCGGGAACAGCGAACTATGTGGGCACCCACCTAGGAGCCGCCTGCTTAGCATCTTCCATGCCGCCCGGCGATGGCCTCATTCTTTTCGCAGAGCTGCAGAAAGCGCGCCGCACCTTTGTGCTGGACACAGACCTGCATGCTGTGTACCTAGTGACGCCCTATTCAGTGTGCTACCAGCTGCAGGATCTGGACTGGCTGCTCTACCTCGACATGTGGGAGAAGCTCAGCCCAGCCATGAAGAGAGTGGGGGAGCTGGTGGGCGTCAAGGAGGCCTTCCTAATAAGGGCCATGCGGGGCCAAAGCAAGCTCGACTACaagcagatgcagatacacaAGCG CTTCTACACGGCTCTGGCCCTGAAAGAGCTGATCAACGAGACGCCCATTAATGTGGTGGCCCACAAGTTCAAGTGCAATCGCGGCGTACTGCAGGGACTGCAGCAAATTTCCTCAACCTTTGCTGGCATTGTGACGGCCTTTTGCAAATCGCTGAAGTGGTCCACCATCGCCCTGATTGTGGAACAGTTCAAGGACAGACTGTTCTTCGGCATACACATTGATCTCATCGATCTGATGCAGCTGCCAGACCTTTCACAGAAGCGAGCCCGTGCTATCTATGATGCTGGCTTCACCTCCGTGGTGGAATTGGCGGGTGCCGATGCCCTGGTCCTCGAGAAAGTCCTCTACAACTCTCTCAGCTTTGACTCGGCCAAGCAGCACGACCACGAAAATGCCCACGAGGCAGCCAAGCGTAATATGGTTAGGAATATCTTCATCACCGGCAAGGCGGGCATGACCGTGGCTGAGGCTGCCAAGTTGCTGATTGATCAGGCGCAAAAATATATGCAGCATAAGATCGGTGTGGACAGCATTAAGTGGAACCAAAATCAAATAGAGAGCGGAGAATTGCCCAAGTCAGCCGATAGCGGCATGAATGTCGAGTTGCACATGTCATTGGAGGATGAGCAATCGCAGCAAATGCGCCAATCAAAACGGAAGTCGACAGATAAAGAAGGGACTATAACGCCACCGAAAATCACGATGATCGATACCACGAGAGACTTTAATGCAGTTGAAAACATACCACAAAAATCAGGAAATACATCGAAGAGCACTGATCACATTAAGGAAATGGCTCAGAGAGTACCATTTTCTTCCCATTGGCATACTCCAAAGAATACACAAAAAACGAATAATATTTCCAAGGGAGTTCCCACTGAGAACCCCGTTCAAAAAAAAGACAATTATCAGATGATTATGCGTCAGCAAAATGCCGTGGATTTACCAGCCTCTACtcaaaaaaatacacaaatatcTAACAATACCTCAAAGGGAGTGAGTCCTTCAGTactgaaagaaaaattaaatCGTGTACCCCCTAAAAAAGTGCAGAATGCAGAAAAGTCAGACGAAAAAACCCCGTGTCCAAGTAAGATATCGGAGCACCCCCTGCAAAAGGTAGAACATCGATCAGTGAATGCGCGGATGATGACACGTCAGAGTACAGTACATCACATTGAGCAAAAAGCAGTAGATCGACCAGTCGCCTCTAATTTGAAAAACAACATCTCAAAGGGAGTGAGTACTGAGCGACTGAAAGAAATACTGTCAGACCAGAACCCCCTGCAAAAGATAGACAATACGCCGATGATAACACGACGGAAGACAGTAGATCAGACTGACGAAAAGGAGAATAGAATTTCTTCTCCCGGGTTTGATGAGGAAAAGCCCAGCACAAGCAGGGCCGTTCGCGAAGAGCTACAGAAGAAACAAATTGCGGAGAACCGTCGGATTGCAGTTATGAAGTTAAACCAGAGACGAGGCCAATTGGAGACTGTGCCCACAAAGGATGCATCTGCAGAAACGTCCGCTGTGGCTGGGAAGACTCAAACTCCTCGAAGCAGAAGTAATCCACGAGTAAATGGGATTTATGCTACTCAAAGTCTGGAGTCTGAGCGAAAGCCCTCTGCAAAAGTATCCCCCATAGAGCAGGATATCTTTAGTAGCGATGATTCGTTTCTGCTGAGCACAGGGGTGACTGCTGCTCTAACCGCCGCTGAGAGTAAACAAACTGTTCCTACGTCGAACTCGGATGCGGATGAGATACCCAGCTCGCAACCGAGGGAGGAGGAAGGGACGAATAACCATCCGACGACACCGCATACCTCCAGGCTCATGAGTATCTACCAGATTATGCGCTCGCAGCGCCTGCAAAGCCCAAGATCATCGCCAAGTTCCACTGGCACCGCATCCTGTTCAGCAAGGAGCACGCAGAGCTCTGGATCATTGTTCGCGCCCTGCGTAACTACGAAAGACTCGGCATCGAAGAACACACCAAATGGGGCCTCCTGTACGGAACTCGCCGAAATGTCCAATGCTGCTGGGATGAACTCGAATGAAGCCTCTTCTATTAAACTATCCGATATGTCCGCGGAAAACTCTTTGATGAAGCATCCCCTTCAGCTGAACTCTTCGCACGTCATGAGCTACTCCACGACGGATGACACGGCGCTCAGTTTCGACAGAATTGAAATAATCGACATGTGCGCCAATCGACAGTTGTTTCAAATGGCTCTCAAGGAAATACTGGCTGCCTCACGTTGTGGATTCAGTGTAGGCCTTGAATCGCAGGCGGGAAAGGCGAAGCCTTTGATCGGAGCCAACCTACTGGTCAACCAGTTGGCTGCGGCGGAGCAGCGTGATACAGTTGCCGGCAAACAGGCCCTCTTCCAGGTCGATGAGAGCAGCTTCATAGCAGGCTTGTCGTTTTGCCTGGCCGACAATGTTGTCTATTATATGTGCatgcaggaggaggagggccAGCAAGTCCCCACCAGGCTCAAGGTGCAGGAGCTGTGCAAGTTGATGGATCGCCCAGAACTCACCCTCCTAGTGCACGATGCGAAGGAACAGCTGAAAGCACTGCTTCATGGCGTCCCTCAGTTGCACAACATCGGCATTAAGGTAGAGGATCCCAAGGTGGGCAACTGGCTGTTGGAGCCGGACAAGACATTCTCCTTTAAAAATATG TGCCAACAGTTCGCTCCCGAGTGCACAGCGCTGGCCAATCTCTGTGGCAGCGGACGCGGATATAGCAGCCATGGGCTTGACAGCTCCAGCGCCATCCTGCCCAAATTGCGTGCCTCTATAGAGGCCTGTGTTACAGTGCACATACTCAAAGGACAGATCGAGAATCTAGAGAGAATTGGTCAGCTGCTAAAGATCTTCAGAG AGGTGGAAATGCCTATTCAAATCGTACTCTGCAGAATGGAGTGCGTCGGCTTTCCGGCCAAGCACCAACGGATGGGTAGACTCATAAAGCACATGCTGGACACCTTGAATAAGGTGGAGATCAAGATCTATAAAATGCATGGCTCGAAGTTCAATCTGGGCTCCACGCAGGCCGTTGCCAATGTGCTGGGACTTCACAGGAAGCCACATGGTCGCGTGAGCACATCGCGTCAAGTGCTGGAGAAACTGGGCTCGCCCATATCCGAGCTAATACTGAACCATCGAAAGCTGAACATGCAAATAGTCAAGGGTATGCAGCCACTGATTAGATGCTGCAAAGCGAATAGGATCCATGGCCACAGCATAACGCACACGGCCACAGGACGAATATCAATGAGTGAGCCCAATCTGCAGAATGTGGCCAAGGATTTTGACATTCGAATGGGACCGGATTCGGTTCGTATTTCTTGTCGATCAGTATTCAAGTCCATGGACGAGAAGCGCTGTCTGCTATCGGCGGACTTCTGTCAGCTGGAGATGCGCATATTGGCGCATTTGTCGCAGGACAAGGCCCTGGTGTCTGTGATGAATTCCCCGCAGGACCTGTTTACGGCCATTGCTGCCCACTGGAACCACATAACCGAGGCGGAAGTAACCGAACAAATACGCAGTGGCACCAAACAGATTTGCTACGGAATTGTATATGGCATGGGCATGCGGAGCTTGGGCGATGCTCTTCAATGCACAGAGTCGGAGGCGCAATTGATATGTGAACAGTTCCACCAGTCCTATCCAGGCATCAGAGCATATACGGAGAAAGTCTTGAAGTTCGCCAGAAAATGCGGCTACGTGGAGACCATAACGGGTCGGAGGCGCTATCTAGACCACATCAATAGTGGCGAACAAAATCTAATAA AGCAAGCCGAACGACAGGCCGTAAATACAACCATCCAAGGCTCTGCAGCCGACATTGCCAAAAGAGCAATTTTGGATATGGATAAGAACATCGGTCGGTATTGGAAGAAGCTCGGTGTCGAGGAGAATTCCATCCAATTGGTTCTCCACATCCACGATGAGCTGGTCTATGAGGTACCCGAAGCCAAGGCCAAGAGGATTGCCAAATTCTTGGGTCTGACCTTAGAGAGCATTGGCAAAGGGAAGCTGACCGTGCCGCTGAAG GAATCTATGGAACGGCCAAATCGGTACACAATTAACAGAGAAAACATTATATATGTGACTGGACTTCATCTGATCAAGAATCACAGGAAACACGCCAGACGAACGCCAGAGCCGAAGACCCTGGGATCTAGTCCTGAAAGTTCGTTTGCGATACGTTCGgtggcacatctatatactgtatggttaatTATTCAAATCAAGACTAATAGAGGACTTATGCTGAGCATGATTGTTTTATTTCGAGTATTTAGAGTTATTCGACAACCATATATATTCGCCTTTTCTTAA